A single Dreissena polymorpha isolate Duluth1 chromosome 14, UMN_Dpol_1.0, whole genome shotgun sequence DNA region contains:
- the LOC127857513 gene encoding fibroleukin-like, translating to MLFRHLRPFFPQSCDSVVKSGEYTIYPDLYIDGIKVYCKFDSTNKGWIVMQRRKDGSVDFNRTWADYKAGFGDLSGEFWLGNGHIYQLTKDKPRELRIDMEMVNGTQRYALYSEFKLSSESEKYKLNVAGYTGDAGDCLLTACTSRMDSAVQNGRSFSTFDRDNDQNSLSCASYYGDGWWFDYCYSAHLNGKYFKEEDDVPEWKGIHWLKITGSNTSLKFVQMTMR from the coding sequence ATGTTATTTCGGCATCTACGTCCCTTCTTTCCTCAATCCTGTGACAGCGTAGTTAAGAGTGGCGAATATACAATATATCCCGATTTGTACATAGACGGCATAAAAGTGTATTGTAAGTTTGACTCCACGAACAAGGGATGGATAGTAATGCAGAGGAGAAAAGACGGGTCTGTAGATTTCAACCGCACTTGGGCAGATTACAAAGCTGGCTTCGGTGACTTGAGTGGTGAATTCTGGTTGGGCAATGGCCATATCTACCAGCTGACTAAGGACAAACCGAGAGAGCTGAGGATTGATATGGAGATGGTCAATGGAACACAGCGATATGCGCTGTATTCTGAGTTCAAACTATCATCAGAGTCTGAGAAGTATAAGCTCAATGTGGCCGGATACACTGGGGACGCAGGAGACTGTTTATTAACGGCTTGTACTAGTAGAATGGATAGTGCTGTTCAAAACGGTCGGTCGTTTTCAACTTTCGATAGAGATAATGACCAGAACAGTCTGTCTTGTGCAAGCTACTATGGGGATGGTTGGTGGTTTGATTACTGTTACAGTGCACATCTAAACGGTAAATACTTCAAGGAAGAAGATGACGTGCCCGAATGGAAAGGAATTCACTGGTTAAAGATCACTGGGAGCAACACATCTTTAAAATTTGTGCAAATGACCATGCGCTAA